The following are from one region of the Salvia hispanica cultivar TCC Black 2014 chromosome 1, UniMelb_Shisp_WGS_1.0, whole genome shotgun sequence genome:
- the LOC125223309 gene encoding succinate dehydrogenase [ubiquinone] flavoprotein subunit, mitochondrial-like, whose amino-acid sequence MWRCFSRGIRIPSSKSAAADSVRRLSSGAAPSYTVVDHTYDAVVVGAGGAGLRAAIGLSEHGFNTACITKLFPTRSHTVAAQGGINAALGNMTEDDWRWHMYDTVKGSDWLGMLVLWISSSMMFFYIIESFSLVIIFLKN is encoded by the exons ATGTGGCGGTGCTTTTCTCGTGGCATCCGCATTCCTTCCTCGAAGTCCGCCGCCGCCGATTCCGTTCGTCGGCTATCT AGTGGAGCGGCGCCGTCATACACGGTTGTGGATCACACCTACGATGCTGTGGTGGTTGGTGCAGGAGGCGCTGGGTTGAGGGCGGCGATAGGGCTATCGGAGCATGGATTCAACACTGCTTGCATTACCAAGCTGTTCCCTACTCGTTCCCATACCGTTGCAGCTCAG GGTGGAATTAATGCTGCATTAGGAAATATGACAGAGGATGATTGGAGATGGCACATGTATGACACAGTTAAAGGAAGTGATTGGCTTGGTATGTTGGTCCTTTGGATTAGCTCTAGtatgatgtttttttatattattgaaaGCTTTAGTTTGGTTATTATCTTCTTAAAGAACTAA
- the LOC125214112 gene encoding ATP-dependent DNA helicase DDM1: MAAEDEVKSETAADSPTSVLEDEDCKENSGVKGEVDDVKEGCHPLISKAMVEEEEKLLEERLKEEEQKPIEGASLNDTQFTKLDELLTQTQLYSEFLLEKMDDITKNGLEDDEKTVVKGGTRGRGSKRKAGANYNNRKAKRAVAAMLTRGKDGCSAEDSTLTDAERDEKEQAELVPLLTGGKLKTYQLKGVKWMISLWQNGLNGILADQMGLGKTIQTLAFLGHLKGNGLHGPYLIIAPLSTLSNWLNEIERFLPSVNAIIYHGDKNERDEIVRKHMPRTMGPKFPIVITSYEIVMFDARRVLRHYSWKYIVVDEGHRLKNSKCKLLRELKLLPVENKLLLTGTPLQNNLAELWSLLNFILPDIFSSHEEFESWFDFSGRCTSEAIKEEMEEKRRAQVVAKLHAILRPFLLRRMKSDVELMLPRKKEILLYATMTDYQKTFQDHLVNKTLEGHLLEKSFNATYGFKGKLNNLMIQLRKNCNHPDLLESTFDGSYLYPPVEQIVEQCGKFKLLDRLLAKLFAQKHKVLIFSQWTKILDIMDYYFSERGFQVCRIDGNVKLSERKRQIQEFNDVDSDYRIFLLSTRAGGLGINLTAADTCILYDSDWNPQADLQAMDRCHRIGQTKPVHVYRLATAQSIEGRILKRAFSKLRLEHVVIGKGQFKQERSKDGSETIKEEELLDLLREVEDEEDRWIQTDISDEDLDKVLDRSDLVAGPSEEEEGDAKQNVYPLKGPGWEVILPTATGGMLSTLNS; this comes from the exons ATGGCGGCCGAGGACGAAGTGAAGAGCGAGACTGCTGCAGATTCTCCAACCTCTGTTCTCGAAGACGAG gaTTGCAAAGAGAATTCAGGTGTTAAAGGGGAGGTGGACGATGTCAAGGAAGGATGTCATCCACTTATTTCAAAAGCCATGGTGGAGGAAGAGGAAAAGCTGTTGGAAGAGCGGCTGAAAGAAGAAGAGCAGAAGCCTATAGAAGGAGCTAGTCTAAATGACACACAGTTTACGAAATTGGATGAGCTTTTGACTCAGACCCAGCTTTACTCGGAGTTTCTACTGGAGAAAATGGATGATATTACAAAG AATGGGCTGGAGGATGATGAGAAAACTGTTGTCAAAGGAGGAACGAGAGGCCGTGGTTCTAAAAGAAAGGCTGGTGCAAATTATAACAAT AGGAAAGCAAAGAGAGCAGTTGCAGCTATGCTTACAAGAGGTAAAGATGGTTGTTCTGCTGAAGATTCGACCCTCACAGATgcagagagagatgagaaagaGCAGGCAGAATTGGTACCTTTATTGACTGGTGGAAAGTTGAAAACGTATCAACTTAAAGGTGTAAAATGGATGATCTCATTGTGGCAAAATGGATTAAATGGGATCCTCGCAGATCAAATGGGTCTCGGTAAAACAATTCAAACCCTTGCGTTTCTTGGTCACCTCAAAGGGAATGGATTGCATGGTCCTTACTTGATTATTGCTCCTCTCTCAACTCTATCAAATTGGTTGAATGAGATCGAGAG GTTTCTACCCTCAGTGAATGCAATCATTTACCATGGTGATAAGAAtgagagagatgaaattgTAAGGAAGCATATGCCTAGAACTATGGGTCCCAAGTTCCCAATTGTCATTACCTCTTATGAAATTGTAATGTTTGATGCAAGACGAGTACTGAGACATTACAGCTGGAAATACATTGTTGTTGATGAG GGACATAGGTTGAAAAACTCAAAGTGTAAGTTACTGAGGGAATTGAAACTTTTGCCTGTTGAGAATAAGCTTCTTTTGACTGGCACACCACTGCAAAACAACTTGGCGGAGCTCTGGTCGCTGTTGAATTTTATTCTTCCTGATATATTTTCATCCCATGAGGAGTTTGAATCATG GTTTGACTTCTCAGGGAGGTGCACCAGTGAAGCTATCAAGGAAGAGATGGAAGAGAAAAGAAGGGCTCAG GTAGTGGCCAAACTCCATGCTATTTTGCGTCCATTTCTGCTTCGCAGAATGAAGTCTGATGTTGAGCTAATGCTCCCTCGGAAGAAAGAAATTCTCTTGTATGCAACAATGACTGATTATCAGAAGACCTTCCAAGATCATCTTGTTAACAAAACACTGGAGGGTCACCTCTTAGAGAAATCATTTAATG CTACATATGGTTTCAAAGGAAAGCTCAATAATCTGATGATTCAACTGAGGAAGAACTGCAACCACCCTGACCTTTTGGAGTCCACCTTTGATGGTTCCT ATCTTTACCCCCCTGTGGAACAGATTGTGGAGCAGTGtggaaaatttaaattattggatAGACTGTTGGCTAAGCTCTTTGCTCAAAAGCACAAA GTTTTGATATTCTCACAGTGGACCAAGATCTTAGACATAATGGATTACTATTTTAGTGAAAGGGGATTTCAAGTTTGCAGGATTGATGGTAATGTTAAATTATCAGAACGAAAACGACAG ATTCAGGAATTCAATGACGTGGATAGTGACTATAGAATCTTTCTCCTCAGTACCCGAGCTGGTGGGTTGGGGATTAATCTTACAGCAGCTGACACCTGCATCTTATACGATAGTGATTGG AATCCTCAGGCAGATTTACAGGCCATGGATCGGTGTCACAGAATTGGTCAAACAAAACCTGTTCACGTTTACAGGCTAGCGACTGCCCAATCTATCGAG GGTCGGATTCTGAAAAGAGCTTTTAGCAAATTGAGGCTTGAACATGTGGTGATTGGCAAGGGACAGTTTAAACAAGAGAGATCTAAGGATGGGTCAGAAACTATTAAG GAAGAGGAATTGCTAGACCTTCTTCGTGAGGTGGAGGATGAAGAGGACCGATGGATTCAGACTGACATCAGCGACGAAGATCTGGACAAGGTTCTGGACCGTAGTGATCTGGTTGCTGGGCCGTCTGAGGAAGAGGAGGGTGATGCAAAACAAAACGTTTATCCTCTTAAAGGACCTGGTTGGGAGGTGATACTCCCTACTGCAACCGGAGGAATGCTCTCTACTCTCAACAGCTGA
- the LOC125219737 gene encoding uncharacterized protein LOC125219737: MAVLQLLPSPPQPISRRKFTKLRRLPVLKVRAVAKESGAAEAAAIVGGLVATPVIGWSLYTLKTTGCGLPPGPAGSIGALEGVSYLVVVGIVAWSLYTKTKTGSGLPNGPFGLLGAVEGLSYLSLLAIVVVFGLQFVEQGSIPGPLPSDQCFG; this comes from the coding sequence ATGGCGGTGCTACAGCTCTTGCCATCGCCGCCGCAGCCAATCAGCCGCCGTAAATTCACCAAACTCAGACGGCTGCCGGTGCTCAAAGTGCGGGCCGTGGCGAAGGAGAGCGGCGCTGCTGAGGCAGCCGCCATCGTGGGCGGACTAGTCGCGACGCCGGTGATCGGTTGGTCCCTCTACACCCTCAAGACCACCGGATGCGGGCTTCCGCCGGGGCCGGCGGGCTCTATAGGCGCGCTGGAGGGAGTGAGCTACCTTGTGGTGGTGGGCATTGTGGCGTGGTCGCTCTACACCAAGACGAAGACGGGCTCGGGCCTTCCCAACGGGCCTTTTGGCCTCTTGGGGGCTGTGGAGGGTCTCTCGTATCTGTCTTTGTTGGCTATTGTTGTTGTGTTTGGGCTGCAATTCGTTGAGCAAGGATCCATTCCCGGCCCGCTTCCTAGTGATCAATGTTTTGGTTag
- the LOC125203681 gene encoding proline-rich receptor-like protein kinase PERK5 — MYQFSYEELANATNGFSQVNVLGQGGYGLVHKGVLPDGRIVAVKSLKSGSGQGEREFQAEVEIISRVHHRHLVSLVGYCIANGNKLLVYEFVANKTLDFHLHDKGGAGLDWATRLRLAVGMAKGLAYLHEDCSPRIIHRDIKAANILIDNNFEAMVADFGLAKLTTDNNTHVSTRVMGTFGYLAPEYASSGKLSEKSDVFSFGVMLLEIVTGRRPIDLTNMMEDSLVDWARPLLTKALEDGNFEEVVDPGLEGRYDHDELSRMAACAAASIRHSARKRPKMSQIVRALEGDSSLDDLNDGVKPGQSTTFNPNGGSDAYDTRAYNADMMKFKKMVMDSEEFTSSEYGGDSSEMERN; from the exons ATGTACCAGTTCAGCTATGAGGAGCTTGCCAACGCCACCAATGGCTTCTCTCAGGTCAATGTGTTGGGGCAAGGCGGTTACGGCCTCGTTCACAAGGGTGTTCTGCCTGATGGGAGGATTGTCGCTGTGAAGAGCCTCAAGAGCGGGAGCGGGCAAGGCGAGCGAGAATTCCAGGCGGAGGTTGAGATCATCAGTCGCGTCCACCATCGTCACCTTGTCTCTCTCGTCGGATACTGTATTGCTAATGGCAACAAACTCCTTGTCTACGAGTTTGTTGCTAATAAGACGCTCGACTTTCATCTTCATG ATAAAGGTGGAGCTGGGCTTGATTGGGCAACAAGGCTTCGTCTTGCAGTTGGCATGGCTAAGGGGCTTGCTTATCTCCATGAAGATT GTAGCCCGCGGATTATCCATCGTGATATCAAAGCTGCAAACATTCTTATTGACAACAACTTTGAAGCAATG GTGGCTGATTTCGGTTTGGCTAAACTCACTACCGATAACAACACCCATGTCTCTACCCGCGTGATGGGAACATTTGG ATACCTTGCGCCGGAATATGCTTCAAGCGGGAAGCTATCAGAGAAATCCGACGTCTTCTCATTCGGAGTAATGTTGTTGGAGATTGTCACGGGCCGGAGACCCATCGATCTCACCAACATGATGGAAGACAGCCTCGTAGATTGGGCTCGGCCTCTTCTCACCAAGGCGCTCGAAGATGGCAACTTCGAAGAAGTGGTGGATCCAGGGCTCGAGGGTAGATACGACCATGACGAGCTCTCTCGCATGGCCGCATGTGCTGCGGCCAGCATACGCCATTCCGCGCGAAAGCGCCCTAAGATGAGCCAGATCGTGCGGGCCCTTGAGGGAGACTCGTCCCTCGATGACCTGAACGACGGTGTCAAGCCCGGCCAAAGCACCACGTTTAACCCTAATGGGGGGTCGGATGCGTACGACACACGCGCGTATAATGCGGACATGATGAAGTTCAAGAAGATGGTAATGGATTCGGAGGAGTTCACTAGCAGCGAATACGGCGGCGATTCCTCTGAGATGGAGCGCAATTGA
- the LOC125193077 gene encoding uncharacterized protein LOC125193077 codes for MLTGTVSLRWSAGDLDDSFTLDYHSPSADDLDVLDMEEREKMVRPMWDVYTNSQRMKLAGCWRKAFVAAYEDLTSEVPEVMEDAISEIARMSARYLDLTPPPRNSSLSLGLRDLNIKDKKKQSGNQQEEFL; via the exons ATGCTCACCGGCACCGTCTCCCTCCGCTGGTCCGCCGGAGATCTCGATGACAGCTTCACACTAGACTACCATTCACCCTCCGCCGATGATCTAGACGTTCTC GATATGGAGGAGAGGGAGAAAATGGTGAGGCCCATGTGGGATGTGTATACCAACAGCCAGAGGATGAAACTGGCAGGTTGTTGGCGGAAAGCCTTTGTGGCTGCCTATGAGGATTTGACGAGCGAGGTGCCTGAAGTTATGGAGGATGCTATTTCAGAGATTGCTAGGATGTCAGCTCGCTACCTGGATCTCACCCCGCCTCCAAGAAATTCTTCGCTATCATTG GGTTTACGGGATTTGAATATTAAGGATAAGAAAAAGCAAAGCGGAAATCAGCAGGAAGAGTTTTTGTAA
- the LOC125203690 gene encoding uncharacterized protein LOC125203690 isoform X1 has protein sequence MLSWFRKGKKKNEGGGYRKDRPPEDDCCPICFDDFHVPCRTNCGHWFCGSCLLWLSRFMANFRLFICPMCQSCVYKLVPHSPVLIQPGREEVGEILGEIKQFNCVDESGRELDEILAEMERNRRENEARRFRFFMLCSYAEAFVLPIEEELLIEVVDFMLGAMWLIILLTQSFYVIEDFLYWSNEGIEFRVIQILRCALLVLGIWMSRRHLRRDRI, from the exons ATGCTGAGTTGGTTCAGAAAAggcaagaagaagaatgaggGCGGAGGATATAGGAAGGATAGGCCGCCTGAAGATGACTGCTGCCCCATTTGCTTTGATGACTTCCACGTTCCTTGCCGGACTAACTGCGGCCATTGGTTTTGCG GCAGCTGCCTTCTTTGGCTTTCGAGATTCATGGCAAATTTCCGTCTGTTCATATGCCCTATGTGTCAATCCTGTGTATATAAACTTGTTCCCCACTCACCTGTACTGATTCAGCCAGGAAGAGAAGAAGTTGGTGAGATCCTCGGAGAGATCAAGCAATTTAATTGTGTTGACGAG TCAGGAAGAGAACTTGATGAGATCCTTGCAGAGATGGAGCGAAATCGTCGTGAAAACGAGGCCAGGAGGTTTCGCTTCTTCATGCTATGTTCTTATGCTGAAGCT TTTGTTCTGCCGATAGAGGAAGAGCTCCTGATTGAAGTGGTGGATTTTATGCTTGGCGCAATGTGGTTGATAATT CTGCTGACGCAATCTTTCTATGTAATAGAGGACTTCCTTTATTGGTCAAATG AAGGGATTGAATTCCGAGTAATTCAAATACTGAGATGTGCTCTGCTTGTACTTGGTATTTGGATGAGTAGGCGACATCTGCGGCGGGATAGAATTTGA
- the LOC125203690 gene encoding E3 ubiquitin ligase TRIM40-like isoform X2, with the protein MLSWFRKGKKKNEGGGYRKDRPPEDDCCPICFDDFHVPCRTNCGHWFCGSCLLWLSRFMANFRLFICPMCQSCVYKLVPHSPVLIQPGREEVGEILGEIKQFNCVDEFVLPIEEELLIEVVDFMLGAMWLIILLTQSFYVIEDFLYWSNEGIEFRVIQILRCALLVLGIWMSRRHLRRDRI; encoded by the exons ATGCTGAGTTGGTTCAGAAAAggcaagaagaagaatgaggGCGGAGGATATAGGAAGGATAGGCCGCCTGAAGATGACTGCTGCCCCATTTGCTTTGATGACTTCCACGTTCCTTGCCGGACTAACTGCGGCCATTGGTTTTGCG GCAGCTGCCTTCTTTGGCTTTCGAGATTCATGGCAAATTTCCGTCTGTTCATATGCCCTATGTGTCAATCCTGTGTATATAAACTTGTTCCCCACTCACCTGTACTGATTCAGCCAGGAAGAGAAGAAGTTGGTGAGATCCTCGGAGAGATCAAGCAATTTAATTGTGTTGACGAG TTTGTTCTGCCGATAGAGGAAGAGCTCCTGATTGAAGTGGTGGATTTTATGCTTGGCGCAATGTGGTTGATAATT CTGCTGACGCAATCTTTCTATGTAATAGAGGACTTCCTTTATTGGTCAAATG AAGGGATTGAATTCCGAGTAATTCAAATACTGAGATGTGCTCTGCTTGTACTTGGTATTTGGATGAGTAGGCGACATCTGCGGCGGGATAGAATTTGA